The following coding sequences are from one Salvia hispanica cultivar TCC Black 2014 chromosome 3, UniMelb_Shisp_WGS_1.0, whole genome shotgun sequence window:
- the LOC125215625 gene encoding probable aquaporin PIP2-2 produces the protein MAKEVSDGGAKDYHDPPPAPLMDAEELTKWSFYRALIAEFIATLLFLYITVLTVIAYKSQSATDQCGGVGILGIAWAFGGMIFILVYCTAGISGGHINPAVTFGLLLARKVSLVRAVMYMVAQCLGAICGVGLVKAFQSSYYKKHGGGANELSLGYTTGVGLGAEIIGTFVLVYTVFSATDPKRSARDSHIPVLAPLPIGFAVFMVHLATIPITGTGINPARSLGAAVIYNQDKAWDDQWIFWVGPFIGAAIAAFYHQFILRAGAAKALGSFRSNASHHV, from the exons ATGGCGAAGGAGGTGTCGGACGGTGGCGCCAAGGACTACCACGATCCGCCTCCTGCCCCGCTGATGGACGCGGAGGAGCTCACCAAATGGTCTTTCTACAGAGCTCTAATCGCCGAGTTCATCGCAACTCTGCTCTTCCTCTACATCACTGTGCTCACTGTCATCGCCTACAAAAGCCAGTCCGCGACCGACCAGTGCGGCGGGGTCGGCATTCTCGGCATCGCATGGGCCTTCGGTGGCATGATTTTCATCCTCGTCTACTGCACCGCCGGAATCTCCG GGGGTCACATTAACCCGGCTGTGACATTCGGGCTTCTGTTGGCCCGAAAAGTGTCGTTGGTTCGGGCCGTGATGTACATGGTGGCTCAATGTTTGGGTGCAATTTGTGGAGTGGGGCTGGTCAAGGCCTTCCAAAGCTCCTACTACAAGAAGCACGGCGGCGGTGCCAACGAGCTCAGCCTCGGATACACCACCGGAGTGGGGCTCGGAGCCGAGATCATCGGCACCTTCGTTCTCGTCTACACCGTCTTCTCCGCCACCGATCCCAAGAGAAGCGCTAGAGACTCACATATTCCG GTGTTGGCGCCTCTTCCAATTGGATTTGCAGTGTTCATGGTGCATCTCGCCACGATCCCGATCACCGGCACCGGCATCAACCCGGCTAGAAGTCTAGGAGCTGCAGTGATTTACAATCAGGACAAGGCTTGGGATGATCAA TGGATATTTTGGGTGGGACCCTTTATTGGTGCAGCCATTGCAGCATTCTACCATCAATTCATATTGAGGGCAGGAGCAGCTAAGGCCCTTGGCTCATTCAGGAGCAATGCTTCCCACCATGTTTGA